A region of the Longimicrobium sp. genome:
ACGTCTCACCGCGGCGAGCGGGGATGCGGCGGATTCCGGGCGGGGCGAAGCGAGGTGCGTGGCGACGGCATCGCCCTGCCCGGCGCGGGGCCAGGCCACGGCCGCGGCGAGCGCCGCCGCGGGGACGGCCGCGGCTGCGGCGCGGAGGAGCGGAAAGGTGGGCATCATCCTCTATCGAAATGGGGGTCGGTGCGTGTGGTACGCCGCCGGTGGCCGGAAGTTCGGGGCGGAGCGGCCCCGGGAGCACATCCGTCCGGCGTCGGAATCTGCTACGCCGCAGAGGAACAGATGTGGTGCGGAACCTGCACGGGCGGCGGCGCTCTGGACGGGAGCCATCCATCGGGCTTCCAACGGCTTACCCACCGAACGCCAGCGGATGATCGCCTTGCCCCGGCACCAGCCGGCCCACGAGTACGTGCTTCCCGCGTCGCGCCAGGAGGACCCGCGCGTGGCCGCGCTGCTGGCGTGCTTCCGCGCGCCCGCCGGCGAGCGCACCCCGCCGCGAACGCTGATCGTGGGCGCGCACCCCGACGACGAGACGATGGGGCCGGGCGGGATGCTCCCCCGCTTTCCCGACGGGACGCTGGAGGTGCTGCACGTGACCGACGGGGCGCCGCGGAACCGGCGGCAGTGGGGGCGCAACGAGCACGCGACGTGGGACGAGTACGCCGCCGCCCGCCGGGCCGAGGTGCTGCGCGCGCTGGCCGTCGCGGGGATCGCTCCCGAGCGCGCGCACCGGCTGGGGGTGATGGACGCCGAGGCCGCGCTGGACATGGCCGGGCTCACGCGCAGCCTGCGGGACGCCTTCGACCGCCTGCGCCCGGAGGTGGTGATCACGCATCCGTACGAGGGCGGCCACACCGACCACGACGCCACCGCCTTCGCCGCGCGCGCCGCCTGCCGCCTGCTGGAGCGCGACGGCGCGCGGCCGCCCGCGCTGATGGAGTTCACCTCGTACTTCAACCTGCGCGGCGAGCGGATCTACAACCGCTTCCTCCCTTTCGACGGCGCGCCGGTGACCGAGGTGACGCTGACCCCCGCCGAGCGCGACCGCAAGCGGCGGATGTTCGACGTCTACCACACGCAGCACGGCGTCCTGCGCGACATGCCCGTGCGCTTCGAGCGCTACCGCCCGGCCCCGCGCTACGACTTCGGCGCCGCGCCGCACGCCGGCCGCCTGCGCTACGAGCTGTATCCGCAGGGGATGCAGGGAAAGCGGTGGAGGGCGCTCGCGCTCGAGGCCTTCGAAAAGCTGGGGCTCCCCCGGTTCTACTGATCTCCCGGCCCGATTGATCCATCGCCACCACAACGACTTCCGGCAGATTGCCGGATGGTGGTCTTGCTCGGAAAAGTCCGATGCACGTCCGTCGAACCCGCGTGGAGGGCTCTTCCGACGGGAGATGCGAGTTCACGGGCGGACACGCATATTCCGGCAGCGGCGCTCCAGCCGTGACGCCATCGAACCGGGACATCCCATGCGCGCACCGCTCTCCATCTCCGCCCGTCTCCTTCCGTTTCTCGCGATTGCGGCGTGCGCGCGGGGGCCCGCCGCGCCGGGCGTGGGCGGGCCGGGCGCCGCCGCCGTTCCCGCGCGCACGCAGGTCGAGGACGTGCGCCGCGAGATGTACGCGCTGGCCGACGACTCCATGCAGGGGCGCTACACCGGCTCGCCGGGGATGGAGCGCGCGGCCCGCTACCTGGCCGGCATCTTCCGCGAGATCGGCGTGCAGCCCGCGGGCGAGGACGGCTACTTCCAGCGCATGCCGCTGGCGTGGACGCGCCAGGGCGGCGAGCGCGTTCCCCGGCTGCTGGGCGCGTGGGCCGATACCGCGGCCGTCCCCGCGGCGGACCGGGCCGTCGGCATCAACGTGGTCGGCATCGTCCCCGGCACCGACCCGGAGCTGCGCGAGCAGGTGGTGCTCATCGACGCGCACTACGACCACCTGGGAACCGCGGGATTCGGATACCAGTGCCACCGCGCGGGCGCCGACACCGTGTGCAACGGCGCGGACGACGACGCCTCGGGCGACGTGGCGGTGCTGGAGATCGCCCGCGAGCTGCGCCGCGGGCCGCCGCCGAAGCGCACCGTGATCTTCCTGCTCACGACGGGGGAGGAGGTGGGGCTGCTCGGCACGCGCTGGTACATCCAGCACCCCGCGCGGCCGCTGGAGCGGATGGTGGCGAACATGGAGATCGAGATGATCGGGCGGCCGGACTCGCTGGCGGGCGGCGGCGGGCGGGCGTGGCTCACCGGCTTCGAGCGGTCGACGATGGGCGAGATGCTGGCGAGCGCGGGAATCCCCATCGTCGCCGATCCGCGGCCGGGCGAGCACTTCTTCGAGCGCAGCGACAACATCGCCTTTGCCCAGCGCGGCATTCCCGCGCACACCCTGTCGTCGTTCAACCTGCACGGCGACTACCACACCGCGGCCGACGGGCCGGAGCGCATCGACTACGAGCACATGCTGCGGGTGGTCCGCGCCGCGGCCGGCGCCGCGCGGCTCCTGGCCGACGGCCCCGCGCCCGTCTGGAAGCCCGGCGGCCGCCCGTAGCCGCCGCTCGCACCTGATGCCGATCTCCATCCCCCATCCGTTTCGATGACCGAGCCCGCCGCCGCCCCGCCGGTGATCGAGATCGCCGGCCTGTCCAAGCACTACGGCGACCGCGTGGCCGTGGACGGGCTCACCTTCTCCGTGCCGCCGGGCGAGATCGTGGGCCTGGTCGGCCCCAACGGCGCGGGGAAGACGACCACGCTGCGGGCCATCGCCGGCATCCATCCGCCCAGCTCGGGGACGATTCGCGTGGCCGGCTTCGACGTGGTGCGCCACCCCGTGGAGGCGCGCCGCCATCTTGCGATGGTGCCTGACGAGCCGGCGCTCTTCGCCTCGCTGACGGTGTGGGAGCACCTGGAGTTCACCGCGCGCATCTACGGCGTGCGCGACTGGCGCGGTCCCGCGGCGGCGCTGCTGGACGAGATGGAGCTGGGCGACCGCCGCCAGTCGCTGGCCGACGAGCTGTCGCGGGGGATGCGGCAGAAGGTGGCGGTGGCGTGCGCGCTCCTGCACGACCCCGCCGCGCTCCTGTTCGACGAGCCGCTGACCGGGCTGGACCCGCGCGGCATCCGCACGCTGTACGAGGCCATCCGCCGCCGCGCGGCGGAAGGGGCGGCGGTCCTTCTCTCCAGCCATCTCCTCGGCCAGATCGAGACGCTCTGCACCGGCTTCGCGGTCATGCGCCAGGGCCGCCTCCTGTTCGCGGGGACGCGGGAGGAGATGCGCGACCGGTACGCGCAGGTGGGCGGCTCGCTGGAGGAGGTCTTCTTCCACCTCACCGAGGGCGCCGCGCCGCCGGTGATGGAAGCGGGCGCGCGGTGAATCCCGGGCTGCGCCTGCTTGCGCTGCGCCTGGCCCGCGGCCGCATCCGCCTCATCGGCCGGCGGATGCGCACGGTGCGCGGGGCGATCGGCATCGGGGGGACGGTGCTCTTCCTCCTCGCCTTCGCCGCGCTGCAGGTGTGGCGCGCGACTACGCCGGGGATGCGCGGCGGCACGCCGTCTCCCGAGACGCTGCGGACCTTCGTTCCGGCGCTGGTGACGGTGCTGACGATCATCGCCGCGGTCAGCGAGCGCGGGCTATACTTCTCCCCGGCGGAGACCGGCTTCCTCTTCCCCGCGCCCGTGGGCCGGCGCGAGCTGCTGCTGTACAACCTGGTTACGCGGCTCGGCATCCAGGTCCTCTCCGGCCTCTGGGTCTCCGTCTACACCGTGCTCTACGCGCCCCTCCCCGCCGCCGGCTTCGCGGCGGTGATGCTGGCGTTCGTGTTCATGTACGTGGCCGCGCAGGCGCTGGCGCTCGGCGCCATGGCGGCAGAGTCGTATCTCTCCCCGCTCGTGCGAAGGCTGGTGCGCGCGGCGGTGATCGCGGGCGTGCTGCTGATCGTGGCCTCCGCGGCGATGAGCGCCGCGCCGGGGACGGCCGGTCAGCGCTTCCGCGTGATCCTCGAATCCCCCGTGGTGCGCGCCGTCTCCATCGTCGCCCGCCCCTTCGGCGAGCTGTTCGCGGCGACCACGGCCGGCGCGGCAATCGGGTGGGGGATCGCGTCGATGGGATTGATCGCCCTGGCCGCGCTTCTCGTCCTCTCGTTCGACGTCGCCTACACCGAGCGTTCGCTTGCCGTCGGCCAGCGCGTGCAGCGGCGGTTGAGCCGGATGCTGTCCACGAGCGGCGATGGCGAGGGCGCCGCCGCCGGGCCGCCGCCGCGCTTCCGGCTGCGCGCGCCGCGGGTGGCGCTTCCCGGGCGCGCGGGGCCGCTGGCGTGGCGGCAGATGACGGAGCTGCTGCGCACGCCGCGGGCGCTGGTGTCGCCCCTCATCTTCGGCGCCGTCTGGCTGGTGGCCATGTTCGGCGGCATCCACGCCTCGGAGGGCGACGCGGAGGCGATGCAGACGTCGGTGCTCACGACCGCGCTGCTGATGCCGGTGATCTTTGGCAACCCGCTCCCGTTCGACTTCCGGCGCGACCTGGACCGGATGGCGTTCCTGCGCTCGCTCCCGCTCCGCCCCGTGGCCGTCGCCGTCGGCCAGATCTTCCCCGCCGCGGTCTTCTTCGCGCTCTTCGAGCTGCTGGTGATGTGCGGCGCCGCGGCGCTCACCGGCGCCGTGCCGGCGGGGTGGATGGTGGTCGCCGCGGCGCTGGTCCTCCCGGTCGCGTGGTGCACGGCGGCGCTGGAGAACCTGCTTTTCCTGTGGATGCCCTACCGCGTGGGCCCCGACGGCCGCGCCGGCGCGCAGTTCCTGGGCAAGGCATTGCTGCTGATGCTGATGAAGGTGGTCACGCTGGGCATCGTCGGCTTCGCGGGATTCGCGGCGTGGTACGGGATGCGGATCCTCGGCGCGCCCCTTTCCCTCGCGCTGATCGCGGCGGCGCTGGCGATGTCGATCCCCTGCATCCCGCTGACGTGGTGGGTGGGGCGGACGTTCGCGCGGTTCGATCTCACGCGGGCGGCGGCGGCGCCGTAGGAAAGAAAAGAAGTCCCAAGTGCTGAGTCCCAAGTCCTAAGTGAACTTCTTTCCTCCACTTAGGACTCAGGACTTAGGACTTAGGACTTGGGACTGCGGTTTTCACCCCCCGACCGGAGAACCTCGCGATGACGGACCTTTCCAGCGGCCGATGCGAACCCTGCCGCAAAGGCGCGCCGATGGTGACGGACGCGGAAGCCGCGGAGCTCCTCGCGCAGCTGCCGGATTGGACGATCGTGGAGCGCGACGGAATCCGGCGGCTGGAGCGCGTCTTCCCGCTCCCCACCTTCGTGGCCGCGCTCGCCTTCACCCTGCGCATCGGCGAGATCGCGGAGGAGGAAGGGCATCACCCCGCGCTCCTCACCGAGTGGGGCCGCGTCACCGTGACCTGGTGGACGCACAAGATCGGCGGGCTGCACCGCAACGACTTCGTAATGGCCGCGAAGACGGACGAGGAGTACCGCCGCCTCCAGAGCGCCGCCGAAACGGAAAGTGCGTGAGCGCATCCCTCCGCGCCCACGCACTTTGATCTGCCCTACTCTCGTACTCTTCGTACTTCCGTACTTCACTCGGTCACGATCACCTGCTGGTCCAGCACCGTCACCGCGTTCCCCGAAGTCTGGTCCGTCAGCACCAGGTGATAGGTGCCGCCCTTGGGAAGCAGCAGCACCGCGGAGTACGTGAACCACTTCGTGCCGCCGCTGCAGGTGCCGTTCACCGCGCGGGCGATGGTCACCCGCAGCTCGTTGCCGCTGCGCGTGCCGCTCAACGACACGTTCTGGTCCGCGCACGGCGTGCTCGCGTCGCCCGAGACCTTCACCACGCCGGGGATGGTGACGTCGACCGTGGCGGGCGTAGGGTTGGCGGGCGCGGAGGCCAGCGGCAGCGCCTGGAACGAGAACTGGAAGGTGTTGGCGTCGGTGGAGATGCTGCACGCCGAGAGCACGGCGGCGCAAAGGGCGAGAACGAGCTTTTTCACGGCCTGGAGCTCCGGATGTGTGGGCGGAGGGGAGATTTGTGCCGCGAATACCCCCGCGGAAAGGCGAAGTGCCCGGCGGCCGGGAAGCCGCCGGGCACGCGTTCGTCCTGGGACGAGAACGCCTACCGCACGCCCACCGAGACACCCACGTGGAAGGTCACCAGGTTCGTCTCGCTGCGCACCGGGAACAGGGTGATGGAGCCGTCCGGGTTGTCGACGATGTCGCCGTGGCGCAGGTACTCGGCCTCGCCGTTGTGGCGGTACGTCACCCCCAGGTCCAGCGACACCGGGTTCCGCCGTACGCTGAGCGGGATGTAGAGCCCGCCGCCCGCCCCGTACGCGAACGAGGCGTCGTCGAAGTTCGTGGTGCTCGCGAAGCTCTCCCCGCTCGACGTGCCGCCCACGTGCGACTCGGTGAAGATGTACGACACGCCCACGAAGCCGTTCGCGTACGGCCGGAAGGTCCCCGTCGGCAGGCCGATCTGCGGACCGGCGCCCACCAGCGCGATGTTGTTGTCCGTGGTCAGGTCCAGCAGGATGCGCCCGCCCACGGTGTTGCTCAGCTGCACGCGCTGCCGCTCGTGGCCGTAGTTCACCAGGCTGGCGTCCGCGCGCAGCCCGAACCACCCGTCGCGGTCCAGGCGCAGCAGGTAGTGCATCCCGCCGCCCCACCCCTGGTCGATGTAGTTGCTGAACTCGCCCTGTGGCCGGGCGAAGGTGGCCTCGCCGCCCACGTAGCTGCGGGGAAGGCGGGGCTCGCGGTAGTCGTAGCCGTAACCATCGTCCTGCGCCGCCAGCGGGCGCGTGACCAGCGCCGCGGCTGCGGCGATCAGCAGAAGGGTGCGAGAGCGCATGGTGGGGCCTCGTCGTTCGGAAGGGTCACCGCGGGCCGCCATCCGGCCCGCCTGCCCCATCGAACGAGCAACCGCGGTGCCCCGCGCCTCCATCCGCGCAGGAGATTGCGCCGCAATTACTTGGCTTTCGACGCGCATCTCCGTCCCCCGGTGGATTGACCGCGCGGGAGGACACTTCCCCGTCCGTTTCCCGGCTCCCTTCGCGGACACCTCGCGGCGGCGGTAGATTCGGGGGATGAAAGAGCGGGCGGCACGGGCGCCGTCCGCCGTCACCCCGGGCGGAGCGAGAGACGATGGCGGTCGAGATCACCGGCAGCTACACGGGCGACCTGAAGATGGAGCTGCACCACGGCCCTTCGGGGATGCCGCTGGCCACCGCGGCGCCGCGCGACAACATGGGCGACGGGAGCTCGTTCTCGCCCACCGACCTGCTGGCCGCGTCGCTCGGCTCGTGCATGGTCACGACCATGGCCATCGTCGCGCGCCGCGAGGGCATCCCCTTCGAGCGCGCCGATTTCTCGCTCGAGAAGCACATGACCGCGCAGCCGCCGCGCCGCGTGGACGCCATCCCCATCACCATCCGCCTTCCCGCCTCGCTCACCCCCGGGCAGCGCCAGAAGCTGGAAGAGGCCGCGCGCACCTGTCCGGTGCACCGCAGCCTCCTCCCCGAGATCCGCCGCGACGTCCAGTTCGTCTACGAGTGAGCGCGGCCCGGCCGCGATCACGCGAGAAAATGCGACTGAAGTCACGGCTACAACGGCACGCAGTCCGTCTTCGCGGACTTCCCCCGCCGGGTATCCGTCCCGTCGATTCGGGTGAAGCTCGCGGCCGACGCTACGCCGCCTCGGCCTCGGCCATCCGCGCCGCCGCCAGCCCGGCGATGCGCTTCTGTGCGACGGGGAGCGCGTACGTCTCCACCTCGGGAGGTGTGACCCACACCCAGTCGTCGTAGCGCAGCGGCACCGGCTGGCCGCCGGTCCAGGCGCAGCGCACCGCGTGGTAGGTGGCGCGCACGTGGGTGAAGGTGTGCTGCACCGTGGCCACCTCCTCGCCCGCGCGGACGGCCAGGTCCAGCCCCTCGCGCGCGGCCCGCTCGGCAGCCGCCGCCACGGCCTCGCCGCGCCGCCGCACCGCCTGCGGAAACGCCCACAGCCCGCCCAGCCGCTCGTCCACGGGCCGGCGGACGAGAAGAAAGCGGCCCTCGTGCTCGATGATGGCGACGGCGGTGTCCTCGTGCGGGAGCGGCCTGGCCTTCACCGGTGCGGGCCGCTCTTCCTGCGTGCCGCGGAGGTAGGCCCAGCAGAGGTGGCTGGCGGGGCACCGGTCGCAGCGCGGGTTGCGCGGGGTGCAGACGGTGGCACCCAGCTCCATCAGCGCCTGGTTCAGCTCGCCGGGGGTGGCGCCGGGGGCGATCTGCGCGGCCATGCGCCAGAGGCGCGACTGCGTGGGGTTGGGCTCGTCGATCCAGCGGGCGAACACGCGGCGGACGTTGCCGTCCACGATGGGCGCGGGCTCACCGAAAGCGATGGAGGAAACCGCGCCCGCGGTGTAGCGCCCCACGCCGGGGAGCGAGTGGAACGTGTCGAAGTCGCGTGGAACCTGCCCGTCGTGCTTCATCGCCACCTCCCGGACCGCGCGGTGGAAGTTGCGGGCACGTGAGTAGTAGCCCAGCCCCTCCCACGCCTTCAGCACGTCGTCGAGCGGCGCGTCGGCCAGCGACTGCAGCGTGGGGAAGCGCTCCAGCCAGCGGCCGTAGTAGCGCAGCACGGTATCCACGCGGGTCTGCTGCAGCATGACCTCGGACAGCCACACGCGGTACGGGTCCGGCTGCTGCCCCGCCGCGCTGCGCCACGGGAGGTCGCGCCGGTTCGCGCGGTACCACTCCAGCAGCCGCTCGCGCAGGCCGGCAAGCGCCCGGTCATCGAGGGGTTCGGCCACTGGGGTGCCCGTGCTGCTTTGGTTTTTCTTCGGCAAATCTAAAAAGTGGTTCTGGTGGACGCAAGGGGCGAAGGGAAGTGCTGAGTGCTGAGTGCTGAGTGCTGAGTGCCAAGTGCCAAGTGCCAAGTGCCAAGTGCCAAGTGCCAAGTGCCAAGTGCCAAGTGCCAGGTGCGTGAAAGGCGACGTCCGCGTGGGGAATGCGACTCAGTCGCGGCTACAAGGGCACGCAGTCCGCCTTCGCGGCGCCTTCGCGGACTTCACCGGCCAATCATCCGCGCACGGCTCGACATTGGTGGGATTCACGAGATTCGCACTGGCAATCGCGCGCCGATGGCGCAGTTGAAGTCCGCGAAGGCGGACTGCGTGATGTTGTAGCCGCGACTTGAGTCGCATTTTCGCCCTCACCACCGCCCGCTCTCGCCCCCCCGCCCACCAATCCCCGCCCTCACGCGCGCCGAAACGTTATCCTCGCACTCCCGCACTCCCGCACTCCCGCACTCCCGCACTCCCGCACTTCCGCACTCCCGCACTTCCGCACTCCCGCACTCCCGCACTCCCGCACTCCCGCACTTCCGTTCAGACGCCGAACTGGCGGAGGTGATGGTCGGTGTGCTTGTACGTGAGGTCGCCCCAGAGCTTGCCGTTCATCCTGCCGAAGACGGGGTGGCGGGGCCAATCGCCGGCGGGGCCGCGGGCGCCCAGGCGCTCGACGAGATCGCCGAAGGTGGCGAGCTCCGCCTGCCACTCGCCCGGCGGGGTGGCGATCAGCTCCGGCGCGGTCGGCGTTCCGTGCGGCCACGGCAGCTTGTAGATCACCAGCCAGCGAAGCGGCGGAAAGGTCAGCGGACTGGGCTTCGGCTTCGCGGCCAGCTCGCCGAGCGCCATCCGCAGCGCGGAGTTGATGTGCGCCAGCATCTGCCCCGCGTTCATCTTCCCCCACTGCGGCCGCGTGTCGGGCTGGATGCGGGCCATCCGCGCCCGCATCTCCTCCCGCGCCTCGCGATCGAACACCGACTTCGGCTTCGCCATCTTCATCCCCCTGCCGCTGAGTCTGGACTGCCAAGGTAGCTGTACATCCCGCGCCCTACATCTCCAGATCTACATCTTCGGATCCACATCTCCCGATCTACATCATCCCGATCTACATGCCGTGGTGCGGGAAAATGCGACTCAAGTCGCGGCTACAAAGGCACGCAGTCCGCCTGCGCGGACTTCCCGGTCCTCTAGCTTCACCGCGAATCGTTCGAATCGTCGCGCTGATCAACTTGGCACTTGGCACTTGGCACTTGGCACTTGGCACTTGGCACTCAGCACTCAGCACTCAGCACTTCCTCGCCTCCCTTCATCCCCTCGCCCGCCCGGCTTATCTTAGGTCATCGGAATCATTCTCCGCCACCGGAGGCCGCATGCGCTTCACCCGATACGGCAAGTACACCGGGAACCTGGCCGACGCGCTGAACCTGCAGTCGCTGCTGGACCAGCTGTCGGACTTCCTGCTGCAGAGCGGCTTCGCGGGCGGGCAGATGCACCACCCGTACTGGGGCGAGTTCGGGGGCGAGGACGACGACCGCTCGCTGGACTCGCTGAAGGACGCCCTTCTCCGCGCGCTGCTGGAGAGCGGGATGCTGACGCCCGAGATGGTGGCGCAGCTGCGCGGCGACGCCGAGCCCGACGACGAGGTGCGGGCGCAGATCGCCGAGCTGCTGGACCGGCTGATCGAGCGGATGGTGGAGGAGGGGTATCTCAACGTGAACGAGCCGCCGCAGATGCCCGGCTCGTACGAGGAGATGAAGGACGGGCAGGGGAAGATCGACGACGCGCGTGAGGCGGCGCGGCAGGTGGAGTTCAGCCTGACGGGGAAGGGGATCGACTTCCTGGGCTGGAGGACGCTCCGGCATCTGCTCTCGGCGATGGGGAAGAGCAGCTTCGGCTCGCACGAGACGCCGCACCTGGCCACCGGCGTGGAGGCCGAGGCCGCCAGCCGCCCGTACGAGTTCGGCGACGTGATGAACCTGGACATCCCCGCCACGCTGAAGAGCGCCCTGGCGCGCGAGGGGCTGCGGGACGACGGATCGATCCCGCTGGAATACGGCGACCTGCACGTGCACCAGGCCGAGTACCGCTCCAGCTGCGCCACCGTGCTGATGCTGGACACCAGCCACAGCATGATCCTGTACGGCGAGGACCGCTTCACGCCCGCCAAGAAGGTGGCGCTCGCCCTCACGCACCTCATTCGCACGCAGTTCCCCGGCGACACGCTGAAGGTGGTGACCTTCGGCGACGAGGCGCACGAGATCCCCATCGGGCAGCTGGCGCAGGCGCAGGTGGGCCCCTTCCACACCAACACCGCGGCGGGGCTGAAGCTGGCGCGGCGGCTGCTGCTGGCGCAGAACAAGGACATGCGCCAGATCGTGATGATCACCGACGGAAAGCCGTCGGCCATCACCATGCCCGACGGGCGCATCTACAAGAACAGCATGGGGCTGGACCAGCTGGTGCTGCGCGAGACCTTCCACGAGGTGGGTGCCTGCCGCAAGAGCGGGGTGCTGATCAACACCTTCATGCTGGCGCGCGACCCGTACCTGGTCGCCTTCGTGAACCAGGTCTCGGCCATCGCCCGCGGCAAGGCGTACTTCACCAGCACCATGACGCTGGGCCAGTACATCATGCGCGACTTCCTGCGCCGCAAGACCCGCCGCGCGGGGTAGGGAAGGGCGAGGGTCTGGGCGTGTTCCGCGCCCGAGGCGCGGAACCGGGCTGCGCGCGCGGCAGGCAACGATACGACCGTTGCCAACCGCGCCGGGCCCCGGCGGATCCGTCTCCGCCGGGGCCTTCGCGCGTTCGGGGATGCTTCCTCGCGGCCGCCCCGCCGGTTTCCGGCCCTCCGGGCGCGCATCCCTCACGCAACCGCGCGGGCAGGATCGGCCTGTACGAAAACCGCGCGGCTGGACGCATGGCGTGCGTTCCAGACTTGGCCCGGGTCAATCGGGCCGGCCAGTCGCGTTCCGCGGGGGAGACACCTTTTCGGCGGAGCTCGCTTTCAGCCGGGTGGGCAGGTCTTCAGCCGCCGTGAAGATGAACGCCTTGCCCGCCTTCCGCTTGTCGAGCAGATGCCGCGCGGTGAGGTCGAGAAGGTCCGTTCGCGCGGTTCCGGTCGAGATCCGATGGCTCGTCTGATGGGATTGCACAGTGTACGAGCGGCCGGGATGTTTCAACGCGTGGCCCAACAGCGCAAGCTGCCGGTGATTGAGATCGGCTGACCGCTTCAAGAGCGCCTGCACTTCGCGCAGCTCGGCCATCTTCTTACGGAGGTAGGCCTTGAGATCTTCGATCGCGCGGTCGATCACGCTCAGCTGGTACAGGACGAAGTAGGTCAGATCGTTGTCGTCGGTCTCCGTGAAGAGGAACGCGCGCCCGTACTGTCCGGGGGCTTTCTTGAGGATGCGAGAAATCGAGATGTACTCGGCCAGCCAGTAGCGATCGGCCAGCATGGACCAGTAGAAGAGCGCGCGTGCGGTTCTCCCGTTGCCGTCGACGAAAGGGTGGTCGAACGCCAGCCAGAAATGCAGCAGGATCGCCCGCACTACGGGATACATGAAGGCACCGTCGGTGCCTTTCGAGTTCGCGAACTCGCACATCGCCGCCATTCGATCCGGAAGCTCGCCCGCCGGGGGAGGGACGTGAAGCGTGTTCCCGTACGGGTCGCTCACGACGATGTCGTCTTCATCCGTACGGAACTCGCCTGCGCTCTTCCCGTCATCCAGGGTCCCATCGGTCACGATCCGGTGCAGTTCGAACACCAGCGCAGGGGTCAGAGGGTTCGCGCGGTTCTCCTGGACGAATCGCATGGCGGCGAAATTGTTCAGAATCATGCGTTCGCTGCGGTCGATCGGCCGCCGGCCCGAGCGAATCATGTCCCGGGCGACTTCGGCGGTCGTCGACGCGCCTTCCAGCTGGCTCGACGTAATCGACTCCTCGATCAGCGAATTGACGATATAGCGATCTCTCGTTCCCGGATTCGTCACTTCCTCGGCGAGTTGAATGCCCCCGCTCGCGTTCTGATCGATGATGTGCAGAAGCCGGAGCACCGAATCGGGCAGCATGTACTTGAACGGCCGCCCGGCCTTGTCTCGCAACGGGATCGGCTTCAGGGCGATGCTTCTGGCCAGCTTGACACCGAACCACCATTCTTCGAGGGAAAGATTCGAGGGTGGCTGCCG
Encoded here:
- the mutY gene encoding A/G-specific adenine glycosylase gives rise to the protein MAEPLDDRALAGLRERLLEWYRANRRDLPWRSAAGQQPDPYRVWLSEVMLQQTRVDTVLRYYGRWLERFPTLQSLADAPLDDVLKAWEGLGYYSRARNFHRAVREVAMKHDGQVPRDFDTFHSLPGVGRYTAGAVSSIAFGEPAPIVDGNVRRVFARWIDEPNPTQSRLWRMAAQIAPGATPGELNQALMELGATVCTPRNPRCDRCPASHLCWAYLRGTQEERPAPVKARPLPHEDTAVAIIEHEGRFLLVRRPVDERLGGLWAFPQAVRRRGEAVAAAAERAAREGLDLAVRAGEEVATVQHTFTHVRATYHAVRCAWTGGQPVPLRYDDWVWVTPPEVETYALPVAQKRIAGLAAARMAEAEAA
- a CDS encoding PIG-L family deacetylase; this translates as MIALPRHQPAHEYVLPASRQEDPRVAALLACFRAPAGERTPPRTLIVGAHPDDETMGPGGMLPRFPDGTLEVLHVTDGAPRNRRQWGRNEHATWDEYAAARRAEVLRALAVAGIAPERAHRLGVMDAEAALDMAGLTRSLRDAFDRLRPEVVITHPYEGGHTDHDATAFAARAACRLLERDGARPPALMEFTSYFNLRGERIYNRFLPFDGAPVTEVTLTPAERDRKRRMFDVYHTQHGVLRDMPVRFERYRPAPRYDFGAAPHAGRLRYELYPQGMQGKRWRALALEAFEKLGLPRFY
- a CDS encoding ABC transporter ATP-binding protein, whose protein sequence is MTEPAAAPPVIEIAGLSKHYGDRVAVDGLTFSVPPGEIVGLVGPNGAGKTTTLRAIAGIHPPSSGTIRVAGFDVVRHPVEARRHLAMVPDEPALFASLTVWEHLEFTARIYGVRDWRGPAAALLDEMELGDRRQSLADELSRGMRQKVAVACALLHDPAALLFDEPLTGLDPRGIRTLYEAIRRRAAEGAAVLLSSHLLGQIETLCTGFAVMRQGRLLFAGTREEMRDRYAQVGGSLEEVFFHLTEGAAPPVMEAGAR
- a CDS encoding OsmC family protein; this encodes MAVEITGSYTGDLKMELHHGPSGMPLATAAPRDNMGDGSSFSPTDLLAASLGSCMVTTMAIVARREGIPFERADFSLEKHMTAQPPRRVDAIPITIRLPASLTPGQRQKLEEAARTCPVHRSLLPEIRRDVQFVYE
- a CDS encoding 4a-hydroxytetrahydrobiopterin dehydratase, which encodes MTDLSSGRCEPCRKGAPMVTDAEAAELLAQLPDWTIVERDGIRRLERVFPLPTFVAALAFTLRIGEIAEEEGHHPALLTEWGRVTVTWWTHKIGGLHRNDFVMAAKTDEEYRRLQSAAETESA
- a CDS encoding DinB family protein; protein product: MAKPKSVFDREAREEMRARMARIQPDTRPQWGKMNAGQMLAHINSALRMALGELAAKPKPSPLTFPPLRWLVIYKLPWPHGTPTAPELIATPPGEWQAELATFGDLVERLGARGPAGDWPRHPVFGRMNGKLWGDLTYKHTDHHLRQFGV
- a CDS encoding putative ABC exporter domain-containing protein — protein: MNPGLRLLALRLARGRIRLIGRRMRTVRGAIGIGGTVLFLLAFAALQVWRATTPGMRGGTPSPETLRTFVPALVTVLTIIAAVSERGLYFSPAETGFLFPAPVGRRELLLYNLVTRLGIQVLSGLWVSVYTVLYAPLPAAGFAAVMLAFVFMYVAAQALALGAMAAESYLSPLVRRLVRAAVIAGVLLIVASAAMSAAPGTAGQRFRVILESPVVRAVSIVARPFGELFAATTAGAAIGWGIASMGLIALAALLVLSFDVAYTERSLAVGQRVQRRLSRMLSTSGDGEGAAAGPPPRFRLRAPRVALPGRAGPLAWRQMTELLRTPRALVSPLIFGAVWLVAMFGGIHASEGDAEAMQTSVLTTALLMPVIFGNPLPFDFRRDLDRMAFLRSLPLRPVAVAVGQIFPAAVFFALFELLVMCGAAALTGAVPAGWMVVAAALVLPVAWCTAALENLLFLWMPYRVGPDGRAGAQFLGKALLLMLMKVVTLGIVGFAGFAAWYGMRILGAPLSLALIAAALAMSIPCIPLTWWVGRTFARFDLTRAAAAP
- a CDS encoding M20/M25/M40 family metallo-hydrolase, producing MRAPLSISARLLPFLAIAACARGPAAPGVGGPGAAAVPARTQVEDVRREMYALADDSMQGRYTGSPGMERAARYLAGIFREIGVQPAGEDGYFQRMPLAWTRQGGERVPRLLGAWADTAAVPAADRAVGINVVGIVPGTDPELREQVVLIDAHYDHLGTAGFGYQCHRAGADTVCNGADDDASGDVAVLEIARELRRGPPPKRTVIFLLTTGEEVGLLGTRWYIQHPARPLERMVANMEIEMIGRPDSLAGGGGRAWLTGFERSTMGEMLASAGIPIVADPRPGEHFFERSDNIAFAQRGIPAHTLSSFNLHGDYHTAADGPERIDYEHMLRVVRAAAGAARLLADGPAPVWKPGGRP